A section of the Streptomyces sp. CG1 genome encodes:
- the tilS gene encoding tRNA lysidine(34) synthetase TilS, translating into MGPHPAVAAIRVAVRRVLHDILNDDHTPSGGLGRQACGERTHRTAERSPSPLVLVACSGGADSMALASALAFEAPRLGVRAGGVTVDHGLQPGSGLRADEVALRLRELGLDPVESVAVTVGRDGGPEAAARDARYAALDALAERHGATAILLGHTRDDQAETVLLGLARGSGIRSLSGMAAVSGAGGRYRRPFLALDRQTARKACMAQSLPVWDDPHNADPAYTRSRLRHEGLPALEKALGKGVVEALARTAQLSRDDADALDTWASQAEASVRDATGFLECAKLYALPPAVRRRILRRAAIEAGAPAGSLFARHIEEVDRLITGWRGQGAINLPGKVVAQRQGGRLVIRQG; encoded by the coding sequence ATGGGTCCCCATCCTGCGGTCGCGGCGATACGCGTGGCGGTCCGCCGCGTCCTCCACGACATCCTCAACGACGACCACACCCCCTCCGGCGGGCTCGGCCGGCAGGCCTGCGGCGAGCGCACGCACCGGACAGCCGAGCGGTCCCCCTCCCCGCTCGTGCTCGTCGCGTGCTCCGGCGGCGCCGACTCCATGGCCCTCGCCTCCGCCCTCGCCTTCGAGGCGCCCCGCCTCGGCGTCCGCGCCGGGGGCGTCACCGTCGACCACGGCCTCCAGCCCGGCTCCGGCCTCCGCGCCGACGAGGTCGCGCTGCGCCTACGAGAACTCGGCCTCGACCCGGTCGAGTCCGTCGCCGTCACCGTCGGCCGCGACGGCGGCCCCGAAGCAGCCGCCCGCGACGCCCGCTACGCCGCCCTCGACGCTCTCGCCGAACGCCACGGGGCCACGGCGATCCTCCTCGGCCACACCCGCGACGACCAGGCCGAAACCGTCCTGCTCGGCCTCGCCCGCGGCTCCGGCATCCGCTCCCTGTCCGGGATGGCCGCGGTCTCGGGGGCCGGCGGCCGTTACCGGCGGCCCTTCCTGGCGCTCGATCGGCAGACCGCCCGCAAGGCCTGCATGGCCCAGTCCCTCCCGGTCTGGGACGACCCGCACAACGCCGACCCGGCCTACACCCGCTCCCGGCTCCGGCACGAAGGCCTGCCCGCGCTGGAGAAGGCCCTCGGTAAAGGAGTCGTGGAGGCGCTCGCCCGCACCGCCCAGCTCTCCCGCGACGACGCCGACGCCCTCGACACCTGGGCCAGCCAGGCCGAGGCCTCCGTACGCGACGCCACGGGCTTCTTGGAATGCGCCAAGCTCTACGCCCTGCCGCCCGCCGTACGCCGCCGGATCCTGCGCCGCGCGGCCATCGAGGCCGGTGCCCCGGCCGGTTCGCTGTTCGCCCGCCACATCGAGGAAGTCGACCGTCTGATCACCGGCTGGCGCGGCCAGGGAGCCATCAATCTCCCGGGCAAAGTCGTCGCCCAGCGCCAGGGTGGCAGACTGGTGATTCGGCAAGGCTGA
- the hpt gene encoding hypoxanthine phosphoribosyltransferase has protein sequence MRVDANDMGADLQQVLISKEEIDAKLAELAAKIDAEYEGKDLLIVGVLKGAVMVMADLARALSTPLTMDWMAVSSYGAGTQSSGVVRILKDLDTDIKGKHVLIVEDIIDSGLTLSWLINNLGSREPASLKVCTLLRKPDAAKVAIDVEWVGFDIPNEFVVGYGLDYAEKYRNLPFVGTLAPHVYGG, from the coding sequence ATGCGGGTGGACGCGAACGACATGGGTGCCGACCTCCAGCAGGTGCTCATCAGCAAGGAAGAGATCGACGCGAAGCTGGCCGAGCTGGCCGCGAAGATCGACGCGGAGTACGAGGGCAAGGACCTGCTCATCGTCGGCGTCCTCAAGGGCGCCGTGATGGTCATGGCGGACCTCGCGCGGGCGCTGTCCACCCCTCTCACCATGGACTGGATGGCCGTGTCCTCCTACGGCGCGGGCACCCAGTCCTCCGGTGTCGTGCGGATCCTCAAGGACCTCGACACCGACATCAAGGGCAAGCACGTCCTGATCGTCGAGGACATCATCGACTCCGGGCTGACCCTGTCCTGGCTGATCAACAACCTCGGCTCCCGCGAGCCCGCCTCCCTGAAGGTGTGCACGCTGCTGCGCAAGCCCGACGCGGCCAAGGTCGCCATCGACGTCGAGTGGGTCGGCTTCGACATCCCGAACGAGTTCGTCGTCGGCTACGGCCTCGATTACGCCGAGAAGTACCGCAACCTGCCGTTCGTCGGTACGCTCGCGCCTCACGTCTACGGCGGCTGA
- the ftsH gene encoding ATP-dependent zinc metalloprotease FtsH, with protein MDVKRYFRGPVMWIVLAVLAVVVLMQVVGSSGGYKTVDTGQVVAAINDNKVQSAKLTTGDEQSIKVTLKDGYKVDGSSKIQASYIDRQGETVAGILQTKYQDKQIPDGYTVSPSKQNPFVGVLLSLLPFVLIVVVFLFLMNQMQGGGSRVMNFGKSKAKLITKDTPKTTFSDVAGCDEAVEELHEIKEFLQEPAKFQAVGAKIPKGVLLYGRPGTGKTLLARAVAGEAGVPFYSISGSDFVEMFVGVGASRVRDLFEQAKANAPAIVFVDEIDAVGRHRGAGLGGGHDEREQTLNQLLVEMDGFDVKGGVILIAATNRPDILDPALLRPGRFDRQIAVDPPDLQGRLEILKVHQKGKPVAPDVDLSAVARRTPGMTGADLANVLNEAALLTARGDQKLIDNKALDEAIDRVVAGPQKRTRIMSDKEKKITAYHEGGHALVAAASPNSDPVHKITILSRGRALGYTMVLPDEDKYSTTRNEMLDQLGYMLGGRAAEELVFHDPTTGAANDIEKATNLARAMVTQYGMTERLGAIKFGGDNSEPFLGREMAHQRDYSEEVAALVDEEVKKLIENAHNEAWEILVENRDVLDQLVLHLLEKETLGKEEIAEIFAPIVKRPPRPAWTGSSRRTPSTRPPVLSPKELALTNGANGATAAISTVKATATESAPVTDQTPEDRPES; from the coding sequence ATGGACGTGAAGCGATACTTCCGTGGGCCGGTCATGTGGATCGTGCTGGCCGTCCTTGCCGTGGTCGTGTTGATGCAGGTCGTCGGCTCGTCCGGCGGCTACAAGACGGTGGACACCGGCCAGGTCGTGGCGGCGATCAACGACAACAAGGTCCAGTCGGCCAAGCTGACCACCGGTGACGAGCAGAGCATCAAGGTCACGCTCAAGGACGGTTACAAGGTCGACGGCAGCTCGAAGATCCAGGCGAGCTACATCGACCGGCAGGGCGAGACCGTCGCCGGCATTCTGCAGACCAAGTACCAGGACAAGCAGATCCCGGACGGCTACACGGTGTCGCCGTCCAAGCAGAACCCGTTCGTCGGCGTCCTGCTCTCCCTGCTGCCCTTCGTCCTGATCGTGGTCGTCTTCCTGTTCCTGATGAATCAGATGCAGGGCGGCGGCTCCCGGGTCATGAACTTCGGCAAGTCCAAGGCCAAGCTGATCACCAAGGACACCCCGAAGACGACCTTCTCCGACGTCGCCGGCTGCGACGAGGCCGTCGAGGAGCTCCACGAGATCAAGGAGTTCCTGCAGGAGCCGGCCAAGTTCCAGGCCGTCGGCGCCAAGATCCCCAAGGGCGTGCTGCTCTACGGCCGCCCGGGTACCGGCAAGACCCTGCTCGCGCGCGCCGTCGCCGGCGAGGCGGGCGTCCCCTTCTACTCGATCTCCGGTTCCGACTTCGTCGAGATGTTCGTCGGTGTCGGTGCCTCCCGAGTCCGTGACCTGTTCGAGCAGGCCAAGGCGAACGCCCCGGCGATCGTCTTCGTCGACGAGATCGACGCGGTCGGCCGCCACCGCGGTGCCGGCCTCGGCGGTGGTCACGACGAGCGCGAGCAGACGCTGAACCAGCTGCTCGTCGAGATGGACGGCTTCGACGTCAAGGGTGGCGTCATCCTGATCGCCGCCACGAACCGGCCCGACATCCTCGACCCGGCGCTGCTGCGCCCCGGCCGCTTCGACCGGCAGATCGCGGTCGACCCGCCGGACCTGCAGGGCCGTCTGGAGATCCTCAAGGTTCACCAGAAGGGCAAGCCGGTCGCGCCCGACGTCGACCTGTCCGCCGTGGCCCGCCGCACCCCGGGCATGACCGGCGCCGACCTCGCGAACGTGCTGAACGAGGCCGCGCTGCTCACCGCCCGCGGCGATCAGAAGCTGATCGACAACAAGGCGCTGGACGAGGCGATCGACCGCGTGGTCGCGGGCCCGCAGAAGCGGACCCGGATCATGTCGGACAAGGAGAAGAAGATCACCGCGTACCACGAGGGCGGTCACGCCCTGGTCGCGGCGGCCTCGCCGAACTCCGACCCGGTCCACAAGATCACGATCCTGTCCCGCGGCCGCGCCCTCGGCTACACCATGGTCCTGCCGGACGAGGACAAGTACTCGACCACGCGCAACGAGATGCTCGACCAGCTCGGCTACATGCTGGGCGGCCGCGCGGCCGAGGAGCTGGTCTTCCACGACCCGACCACCGGTGCCGCGAACGACATCGAGAAGGCCACCAACCTGGCCCGCGCGATGGTCACCCAGTACGGCATGACCGAGCGGCTCGGCGCCATCAAGTTCGGCGGCGACAACAGCGAGCCGTTCCTCGGCCGTGAGATGGCTCACCAGCGCGACTACTCGGAAGAGGTCGCCGCGCTGGTCGACGAAGAGGTCAAGAAGCTCATCGAGAACGCGCACAACGAGGCCTGGGAGATCCTGGTCGAGAACCGCGACGTGCTCGACCAGCTCGTCCTTCATCTGCTGGAGAAGGAGACCCTGGGCAAGGAGGAGATCGCCGAGATCTTCGCCCCGATCGTCAAGCGCCCGCCGCGGCCCGCGTGGACCGGCTCCTCGCGCCGCACCCCGTCCACCCGTCCGCCGGTGCTCTCCCCGAAGGAGCTGGCACTGACCAACGGTGCGAACGGCGCGACGGCCGCGATCAGCACGGTCAAGGCCACCGCCACGGAGTCGGCCCCGGTGACGGACCAGACCCCGGAGGACCGCCCGGAGAGCTGA
- the folE gene encoding GTP cyclohydrolase I FolE yields the protein MTDPVTLDGEGHIGEFDEKRAENAVRELLIAVGEDPDREGLRETPARVARAYREIFAGLWQKPEDVLTTTFDLGHDEMVLVKDIEVYSTCEHHLVPFRGVAHVGYIPSTSGKITGLSKLARLVDVFARRPQVQERLTTQIADSLMTILEPRGVIVVIECEHMCMSMRGIRKPGAKTITSAVRGQLRNVATRNEAMSLIMAR from the coding sequence ATGACCGACCCCGTGACGCTGGACGGCGAGGGCCACATCGGCGAGTTCGACGAGAAGCGCGCCGAGAACGCTGTACGCGAGCTGCTGATCGCGGTCGGCGAGGACCCGGACCGCGAAGGCCTGCGGGAAACCCCGGCTCGGGTGGCACGGGCCTACAGGGAGATCTTCGCGGGACTGTGGCAGAAGCCCGAGGACGTCCTGACGACGACGTTCGACCTGGGGCACGACGAGATGGTCCTGGTGAAGGACATCGAGGTGTACAGCACCTGTGAGCATCATCTGGTGCCGTTCCGGGGAGTCGCGCACGTCGGCTACATCCCGTCGACGTCCGGGAAGATCACGGGTCTGTCCAAGCTGGCCCGGCTCGTGGACGTCTTCGCGCGCCGCCCCCAGGTGCAGGAACGTCTCACGACGCAGATCGCCGACTCCCTGATGACGATCCTGGAGCCGCGAGGCGTGATCGTGGTCATCGAGTGCGAGCACATGTGTATGTCCATGCGCGGAATCCGCAAGCCGGGAGCGAAGACCATAACGTCGGCTGTCCGTGGTCAGCTGCGGAACGTGGCCACCCGGAATGAGGCGATGAGCCTCATCATGGCGCGCTGA
- a CDS encoding DUF3180 domain-containing protein, protein MRELRIRVLAGVFVVAGILSWAGARLWNSIGTLPSVPLAAPIVLALIAVVLLSTALSLRARLKAQRERRPGAKGVDPLMAARAVVFGQASALVAALVAGMYGGTGVFLLELLDIPTRRDQALYAGFSVLTGIGVIAAALFLERVCRLPEDDDQNHPGAEPVA, encoded by the coding sequence GTGAGAGAGCTGCGCATCAGGGTGCTGGCGGGCGTGTTCGTCGTGGCCGGCATCCTGTCCTGGGCGGGCGCCCGCCTCTGGAACTCGATCGGGACCCTCCCCAGCGTCCCCCTGGCCGCGCCCATCGTCCTCGCCCTGATCGCGGTGGTCCTGCTCTCGACGGCGCTCTCCCTGCGCGCCCGCCTCAAGGCCCAGCGCGAGCGCCGACCCGGCGCGAAGGGCGTCGACCCGCTGATGGCCGCCCGCGCGGTCGTCTTCGGCCAGGCCAGCGCCCTGGTCGCCGCCCTCGTCGCCGGCATGTACGGCGGCACGGGCGTCTTCCTGCTGGAACTGCTCGACATCCCGACCCGCCGCGACCAGGCCCTCTACGCCGGCTTCTCGGTCCTGACCGGCATCGGCGTGATAGCGGCGGCGCTGTTCCTGGAACGGGTGTGCAGGCTCCCTGAGGACGACGACCAGAACCATCCGGGGGCAGAGCCGGTGGCGTGA
- the folK gene encoding 2-amino-4-hydroxy-6-hydroxymethyldihydropteridine diphosphokinase, with amino-acid sequence MTRPFLQGHSDPTVQPVPASVVEQVDAADTTLQNPKWAVISIGSNLGNRLETLQGAVDALEDTPGVRVKAVSPVYETEPWGVEPGSQPSYFNAVVILKTTLPPASLLERAHAVEEAFKRVRDEHWGPRTLDVDIVAYANVTSDDPQLTLPHPRAHERAFVLAPWYDVDPQAQLPGRGPVAELLSAITRSGVEPRADLELRLPE; translated from the coding sequence ATGACCCGACCTTTCCTTCAGGGTCACAGCGACCCGACCGTCCAGCCGGTGCCCGCCTCGGTCGTCGAGCAGGTCGACGCCGCCGACACGACCCTGCAGAACCCCAAATGGGCCGTGATCTCCATCGGCTCCAACCTCGGCAACCGCCTGGAGACCCTCCAGGGAGCCGTCGACGCGCTCGAGGACACCCCGGGAGTGCGCGTCAAAGCGGTCTCCCCGGTGTACGAGACGGAGCCGTGGGGCGTCGAGCCCGGCAGCCAGCCGTCGTACTTCAACGCGGTGGTGATCCTGAAGACCACCCTGCCTCCCGCCTCCCTGCTGGAGCGGGCGCACGCCGTCGAGGAGGCCTTCAAGCGGGTCCGCGACGAGCACTGGGGCCCGCGCACCCTGGACGTCGACATCGTCGCCTACGCGAACGTCACCTCCGACGACCCGCAGCTCACCCTGCCCCACCCGCGCGCCCATGAACGCGCCTTCGTGCTCGCGCCCTGGTACGACGTGGACCCGCAGGCCCAGCTGCCCGGCCGCGGCCCGGTGGCCGAACTGCTGTCGGCCATCACCCGCTCGGGCGTCGAACCCCGCGCGGACCTGGAACTCCGACTGCCCGAGTAG
- the folB gene encoding dihydroneopterin aldolase → MDRVALRGLKARGHHGVFPKEREEGQTFIVDLVLGLDTRPAATDDDLAKTVHYGIVAEEVAAVIGGEPVDLIETLAERIAQTCLKHEGVQEVEVCVHKPDAPITVPFDDVTVTITRSRV, encoded by the coding sequence GTGGATCGTGTCGCGCTGCGCGGCCTCAAGGCCCGCGGGCACCACGGCGTGTTCCCCAAGGAACGCGAGGAGGGCCAGACCTTCATCGTCGACCTCGTCCTGGGGCTGGACACCCGGCCGGCCGCGACCGACGACGACCTGGCGAAGACCGTGCACTACGGCATCGTGGCCGAGGAGGTCGCGGCCGTGATCGGGGGGGAGCCGGTGGACCTCATCGAGACTCTCGCCGAGCGGATCGCCCAGACCTGCCTCAAGCACGAAGGGGTCCAGGAGGTCGAGGTCTGCGTCCACAAGCCGGACGCGCCTATCACCGTCCCCTTCGATGACGTGACCGTCACCATCACCCGGAGCCGAGTATGA
- a CDS encoding nuclear transport factor 2 family protein — translation MSAPHTDVEQVEAANTAFYEAMERGDFEEVSSLWLTPADLGVDEEYHDPADTGVISCVHPGWPVLTGRGEVLRSYALIMANTDYIQFFLTDVHVSVTGDTALVTCTENILSGGPAPKDGAELGPLVGQLVVATNVFRRTPSGWKLWSHHASPVLAESDDEEGESGVDGVNPDDEPLA, via the coding sequence GTGAGCGCCCCTCATACCGACGTCGAACAGGTGGAGGCCGCCAACACCGCCTTCTACGAGGCGATGGAACGCGGTGACTTCGAGGAAGTGTCCTCGCTCTGGCTCACCCCAGCCGACCTGGGCGTCGACGAGGAGTACCACGACCCGGCGGACACCGGCGTGATCTCCTGCGTCCACCCGGGCTGGCCGGTGCTCACCGGCCGCGGCGAGGTCCTCAGGTCGTACGCCCTGATCATGGCCAACACCGACTACATCCAGTTCTTCCTCACCGATGTGCACGTCTCCGTGACCGGCGACACCGCGCTCGTGACCTGCACCGAGAACATCCTCAGCGGCGGCCCCGCCCCGAAGGACGGCGCGGAACTGGGACCACTGGTCGGGCAGCTCGTCGTCGCCACGAACGTGTTCCGGCGCACGCCCTCCGGCTGGAAACTCTGGTCGCACCACGCCTCCCCCGTCCTGGCGGAGAGTGACGACGAGGAAGGCGAGAGCGGCGTCGACGGCGTGAATCCGGACGACGAGCCCCTCGCCTGA
- the folP gene encoding dihydropteroate synthase: MNNHSGRGRVAGLPAWDRCAVMGVVNVTPDSFSDGGRWFDTTAAVKRALDLVSEGADLVDVGGESTRPGATRVDEDEELRRVVPVVRGLASEGVVVSVDTMRASVAEQSLAAGAALVNDVSGGLADPAMIPAVAAAGAPFVVMHWRGLLQGDNVKGVYKDVVAEVVDELHARVEAVLAGGIAPDRVVVDPGLGFSKEAEHDLALLAHLDRLRALGHPLLVAASRKRFLGRVLAGPDGAPPPARERDAATAAVSALAAHSGAWAVRVHEVRATADAVRVARAVEEARAAGSAPGTAGERGARDGARDAEHTPGAASEREAPGARRAPGADGERRAEGPR; the protein is encoded by the coding sequence ATGAACAACCACAGCGGGCGCGGCCGGGTGGCCGGCCTTCCGGCATGGGACCGGTGCGCGGTCATGGGTGTGGTCAACGTCACCCCCGACTCCTTCTCCGACGGCGGCCGCTGGTTCGACACGACCGCCGCCGTGAAGCGCGCCCTGGACCTCGTGTCCGAGGGCGCCGACCTGGTCGACGTCGGCGGCGAGTCCACCCGCCCCGGCGCCACCCGTGTCGACGAGGACGAGGAACTCCGCCGGGTCGTCCCGGTCGTCCGCGGCCTCGCCTCCGAAGGCGTCGTCGTCTCCGTCGACACCATGCGCGCCTCCGTCGCCGAACAGTCCCTCGCGGCCGGTGCCGCCCTCGTCAACGACGTCAGCGGCGGCCTCGCCGACCCCGCGATGATCCCGGCGGTCGCGGCCGCGGGCGCCCCGTTCGTCGTCATGCACTGGCGCGGCCTCCTCCAGGGCGACAACGTCAAGGGCGTCTACAAGGACGTCGTCGCCGAAGTCGTGGACGAGCTGCACGCACGCGTGGAGGCCGTGCTGGCGGGCGGCATCGCCCCCGACCGCGTCGTCGTCGACCCCGGCCTCGGCTTCTCCAAGGAGGCCGAGCACGACCTCGCCCTCCTCGCCCACCTCGACCGTCTGCGTGCCCTCGGCCACCCCCTGCTCGTGGCCGCCTCCCGCAAGCGGTTCCTCGGCCGCGTCCTCGCCGGGCCCGACGGGGCGCCCCCGCCGGCCCGGGAACGCGACGCCGCCACGGCCGCCGTCTCCGCACTCGCGGCGCACTCCGGTGCTTGGGCGGTGCGCGTGCATGAGGTGCGCGCCACCGCGGACGCGGTACGGGTCGCGCGCGCCGTGGAGGAGGCGCGTGCAGCGGGTTCAGCGCCGGGCACGGCAGGTGAGCGCGGGGCACGTGATGGGGCGCGTGATGCCGAGCACACGCCGGGCGCAGCGAGCGAGCGCGAGGCGCCCGGCGCCCGGCGTGCGCCTGGTGCCGATGGTGAGCGCAGGGCGGAAGGACCCCGGTGA
- a CDS encoding phosphatidylglycerol lysyltransferase domain-containing protein has protein sequence MSGGVPSRSSRARRILRGPRPEAVPVLVGRAAALVGVLDIAAGVFPRFRHSRMHAIAEVLPGSFGPFAAALSLSSGVLLLLLAHGLKRRKRRAWRAAVALLPAGAAAQFAYRHSIVGVLIAVALLVPLLLHRDQFAALPDPRSRWRALTNFVLMSAGSLVLGLIIVSVHPHRTIGDPSLADRLTHVVYGLFGFEGPVDYQGNTSWTVAFSLGALGWITAVTTIYLAFRPEHPAARLTEEDESRLRALLEKHGGRDSLGHFALRRDKAVVFSPSGKAAVTYRVISGVMLASGDPIGDVEAWPGAIERFMDEAKAHSWTPAVVGCSETGGEVWTRETGLDALELGDEAVVDVADFSLAGRAMRNVRQMVKRIERAGYETRVRRIRDLGEAELERIRHAAEDWRGTDTERGFSMALGRVGDPVDGDCLIATAHKQDDEPGEYGDLKAVLHFVPWGKDGVSLDLMRRDRSADPGMNELLIVAALQAAPKFGITRISLNFAMFRSALARGEKIGAGPVLRAWRGLLVFLSRWFQIESLYKFNAKFQPRWEPRFMVYRATTDLPRIGFATMQAEGFVDFAIPLPRFLRRRRAAAERPCTHMAERDVRAA, from the coding sequence GCTATCGCCGAGGTGCTGCCGGGCTCGTTCGGGCCCTTCGCCGCGGCGCTCTCACTGAGCTCCGGTGTGCTGTTGCTGCTGCTCGCGCACGGTCTCAAACGGCGCAAGCGCCGGGCGTGGCGGGCCGCGGTCGCGCTGCTGCCGGCCGGTGCGGCGGCGCAGTTCGCGTACCGGCACTCTATCGTCGGCGTGCTGATCGCGGTCGCGCTCCTCGTGCCGCTGCTGCTCCATCGTGACCAGTTCGCGGCGCTGCCGGACCCGCGCAGCAGGTGGCGCGCTCTTACCAACTTCGTACTCATGAGTGCCGGTTCTCTCGTCCTCGGACTCATCATCGTCAGCGTCCACCCGCACCGGACGATCGGCGACCCGAGCCTGGCCGACCGGCTGACCCACGTCGTCTACGGCCTGTTCGGCTTCGAGGGCCCGGTCGACTACCAGGGCAACACGTCCTGGACCGTCGCCTTCTCGCTCGGCGCCCTCGGCTGGATCACCGCCGTCACCACCATCTACCTGGCGTTCCGCCCCGAGCACCCGGCGGCCCGCCTCACCGAGGAGGACGAGTCCCGGCTGCGGGCCCTGCTGGAGAAGCACGGCGGCCGCGACTCGCTCGGCCACTTCGCGCTGCGCCGCGACAAGGCGGTCGTCTTCTCCCCCAGCGGCAAGGCCGCGGTCACCTACCGCGTCATCTCCGGCGTGATGCTCGCCAGCGGCGACCCGATCGGCGACGTCGAGGCCTGGCCGGGCGCCATCGAGCGCTTCATGGACGAGGCCAAGGCCCACTCCTGGACCCCGGCCGTCGTGGGCTGCTCGGAGACGGGCGGCGAGGTGTGGACCCGCGAGACCGGCCTGGACGCCCTGGAGCTGGGCGACGAGGCGGTGGTGGACGTCGCGGATTTCTCGCTCGCCGGACGCGCGATGCGCAACGTACGACAGATGGTCAAGCGCATCGAGCGGGCCGGCTACGAAACCCGAGTACGGCGCATCCGTGACCTCGGTGAGGCCGAGCTGGAGCGGATCCGGCATGCCGCGGAGGACTGGCGCGGCACCGACACCGAGCGCGGCTTCTCCATGGCCCTCGGCCGCGTCGGCGATCCCGTCGACGGCGACTGCCTGATCGCCACCGCCCACAAGCAGGACGACGAGCCCGGCGAGTACGGCGACCTGAAGGCGGTCCTGCACTTCGTGCCCTGGGGCAAGGACGGCGTCTCGCTGGACCTGATGCGCCGCGACCGCAGCGCCGACCCCGGCATGAACGAACTGCTGATCGTCGCCGCCCTCCAGGCCGCGCCGAAGTTCGGCATCACCCGGATCTCGTTGAACTTCGCGATGTTCCGCTCCGCCCTCGCGCGCGGCGAGAAGATCGGCGCCGGTCCGGTGCTGCGTGCCTGGCGCGGGCTGCTGGTGTTCCTCTCGCGCTGGTTCCAGATCGAGTCGCTGTACAAGTTCAACGCCAAGTTCCAGCCGCGCTGGGAACCCCGGTTCATGGTCTACCGGGCCACGACCGACCTGCCCCGCATCGGCTTCGCCACCATGCAGGCGGAGGGTTTCGTCGACTTCGCGATCCCGCTCCCGCGCTTCCTGCGCCGTCGCAGGGCGGCCGCCGAGCGCCCCTGCACGCACATGGCGGAACGGGACGTGCGCGCGGCCTGA